In Kordiimonas sp. SCSIO 12610, the following are encoded in one genomic region:
- a CDS encoding DNA gyrase inhibitor YacG: MNDLLGAAESKCPECGKTTLVQYRPFCSKRCADIDLGHWFNGEYVLPGDTEINDDFSDEAGN, encoded by the coding sequence ATGAATGACCTACTTGGTGCCGCAGAGAGCAAGTGCCCGGAATGCGGTAAGACAACACTTGTTCAATATCGCCCGTTTTGCTCAAAACGGTGTGCAGATATCGACCTTGGACATTGGTTTAACGGCGAATATGTGCTGCCTGGCGACACTGAAATTAATGATGATTTCAGTGATGAAGCAGGCAACTAA
- a CDS encoding serine hydrolase codes for MKILKRISVITVSAIVVSAWVFKVSAEEPTLIQDPGWLESFIDQQFDPLVNETTPGFGVLITYKGQLRFAKGYGLADIEHTVPIDQHSKFYIASMSKQFTAAIIAQHILEGRIGLDDKCIEFLPTLPDVYRDITIGQLLFHTSGIREYTSMMIIRGDDPRLQNRMNMSDAYQLITSQGALDFPSGTQYRYSSSGYVLLAKILEEIENKPFPEIAKERLFAPLGMQNTTFDIDHSAPIPGRVKSYQAPSGGDDKVWRRWLKHFDVVGDGGILVTLTDMAKWDRELRTGAFLGTKWRDLMMKAGARDDGTILPYGFGLWQSEVLGNRVVAHGGGMGGFIADQIRFSDLDLSVYVFANRNDHNAFQGWKLARRLVQNMGMAKPDHELSKNKQGDAVPMPSFQSAKAHDYSDWIGGYFADKINNRYFLREKTNGQLVLHGGGDTWLSDLEVIDNERLRCVSTGQTITLKTVDGVKILILEGNNQAIEAINYDYSSPSNIHQLAVLEGSFWSPELESLVSFYIKDDILWMRYAQNLPEQLFPAPTGSNLTWNSIDKLWTGRSMIKFRYDEAGKIKGVDIGDSRVVGVRFRKLDADSPITLHE; via the coding sequence ATGAAGATTTTAAAGCGAATTTCTGTAATTACTGTATCAGCAATCGTGGTTTCTGCTTGGGTATTCAAAGTATCAGCCGAGGAACCCACGTTAATTCAAGATCCAGGCTGGCTTGAGAGTTTCATCGATCAACAATTTGATCCGCTGGTTAATGAAACGACCCCGGGGTTTGGTGTTTTAATTACCTATAAGGGACAGCTTAGGTTCGCTAAAGGGTATGGCCTCGCAGATATTGAGCATACTGTGCCCATTGATCAACATTCTAAATTCTATATTGCCAGTATGTCCAAGCAGTTTACGGCAGCGATTATTGCACAACATATACTGGAGGGCCGTATTGGTTTGGATGATAAATGCATAGAGTTTCTACCCACACTACCCGATGTTTACAGGGATATAACCATTGGTCAGCTTTTATTTCATACAAGTGGTATCCGTGAATATACTTCGATGATGATCATTCGCGGTGATGATCCGCGCTTACAGAATAGAATGAACATGAGTGATGCCTATCAGCTTATAACGTCTCAAGGCGCATTGGATTTTCCTTCGGGTACTCAGTATCGCTATTCATCAAGTGGGTATGTGTTGCTGGCCAAAATACTTGAGGAAATAGAAAACAAGCCCTTTCCCGAAATTGCGAAAGAACGCTTGTTCGCGCCGTTAGGCATGCAAAATACGACCTTTGATATTGACCATAGTGCACCAATCCCGGGCAGAGTAAAAAGCTATCAAGCGCCTTCTGGCGGTGACGATAAGGTATGGAGAAGGTGGTTAAAACATTTTGACGTGGTCGGCGACGGCGGCATATTGGTCACTCTTACTGATATGGCTAAATGGGACCGTGAATTAAGGACAGGTGCCTTTTTGGGTACAAAATGGCGTGACCTTATGATGAAGGCTGGGGCCCGTGATGATGGCACAATACTGCCATATGGGTTTGGTCTTTGGCAATCCGAGGTTCTGGGAAATCGTGTAGTTGCACATGGTGGTGGTATGGGAGGCTTTATCGCAGACCAGATTCGGTTTTCTGACCTTGATCTGTCTGTTTATGTGTTCGCCAATCGAAATGACCATAATGCGTTTCAGGGGTGGAAGCTTGCTCGTCGTTTGGTTCAAAACATGGGTATGGCGAAACCCGATCATGAATTATCTAAAAACAAACAGGGCGATGCGGTGCCTATGCCGTCGTTTCAATCAGCGAAGGCCCATGATTACAGCGATTGGATCGGTGGCTATTTTGCTGACAAGATTAACAACCGGTATTTTTTGCGGGAAAAAACAAATGGTCAATTAGTCCTGCATGGTGGAGGGGATACATGGCTCTCGGACCTGGAGGTTATTGATAATGAGCGCCTCAGGTGTGTTTCCACCGGTCAAACAATCACACTCAAAACTGTGGACGGTGTGAAGATACTGATTTTGGAGGGAAACAATCAGGCAATAGAAGCGATCAACTATGATTATTCTTCACCGTCAAATATTCATCAATTGGCGGTGCTAGAGGGTAGCTTTTGGTCCCCTGAACTGGAAAGTTTGGTTAGTTTTTACATCAAAGACGACATTCTTTGGATGCGATATGCACAAAACCTGCCCGAACAACTTTTTCCAGCGCCAACTGGATCAAACCTCACCTGGAATTCAATTGATAAGCTATGGACAGGTCGGTCTATGATCAAATTTCGTTATGATGAAGCTGGGAAAATTAAAGGCGTAGACATTGGTGATAGCCGTGTAGTTGGGGTAAGGTTCCGTAAGCTTGATGCAGATAGTCCAATTACTCTTCATGAGTGA
- the hemN gene encoding oxygen-independent coproporphyrinogen III oxidase yields MKKHLIEKYAKPVPRYTSYPSAPHFHSGVTHLDYSEWLKSIDTGKPVSLYLHVPFCEELCWFCGCNTKITKQYAPIKKYVALLKREIEMVRRTLEGQVDVSHIHWGGGSPTLLKDDDFELLMQTLRSAFNVLPDAEIAVEIDPRTLSQSLVKAFGRAGVTRASLGVQDFSQDVQKAINRYQPFDMVKKAVDALRVEGIKAINFDLIYGLPHQTVGKVVETAKLAVALNPDRLSVFGYAHVPWMKTHMRLIKDETLPDIFDRYEQSQAIAETLKEGGYAHIGLDHFAKPGDSLVHAASNHKLRRNFQGYTTDTAEALIGLGVSSISGLPAGYSQNHTSMHQYAAAIEEGTFAISKGIALEPADIIDRRIIEQFMCNLEVDTLTLSRAGKLPFALLRPMEEDGLIKISDDKIEITPEGRPFMRHVCAAFDRYFGDNKARHSVAV; encoded by the coding sequence ATGAAAAAACATCTGATTGAAAAATACGCAAAGCCTGTACCTCGGTACACGAGCTATCCTTCCGCGCCGCATTTCCACAGTGGTGTTACACATCTGGATTATAGTGAATGGTTAAAGTCGATTGATACCGGTAAACCTGTATCGCTTTATTTACATGTTCCGTTTTGTGAAGAACTGTGCTGGTTCTGTGGCTGCAACACCAAAATCACTAAACAATATGCGCCGATCAAAAAATATGTGGCGCTGTTGAAGCGTGAAATAGAGATGGTTCGCCGTACCTTGGAGGGGCAAGTTGACGTTAGTCACATTCATTGGGGCGGCGGCTCGCCCACATTATTGAAAGATGATGATTTTGAATTGCTGATGCAAACATTAAGGTCGGCATTCAATGTTTTACCGGATGCTGAAATCGCGGTGGAAATAGACCCGCGGACGCTAAGCCAAAGCCTTGTGAAGGCATTTGGCCGTGCCGGGGTCACCCGCGCAAGCCTAGGTGTTCAGGACTTTAGTCAGGATGTACAAAAAGCCATTAATCGCTACCAGCCATTTGATATGGTCAAAAAAGCGGTTGATGCCCTTAGGGTTGAAGGGATCAAGGCAATTAATTTTGATCTTATTTATGGCTTGCCGCATCAAACAGTTGGCAAGGTTGTTGAAACGGCAAAGCTTGCCGTGGCTTTAAATCCTGATCGACTATCGGTTTTTGGGTATGCACATGTACCGTGGATGAAAACCCATATGCGCTTGATCAAGGATGAAACCTTGCCCGATATTTTTGATCGTTATGAACAATCACAGGCTATTGCCGAAACCTTAAAAGAAGGTGGGTACGCGCATATTGGCTTGGATCATTTTGCCAAACCAGGCGATAGTTTGGTGCACGCAGCGTCAAATCATAAGTTACGCCGTAATTTTCAGGGCTACACAACGGATACGGCTGAGGCATTGATTGGTTTGGGGGTATCTTCCATAAGTGGCCTACCCGCAGGTTATAGTCAAAATCATACATCCATGCACCAATATGCTGCGGCGATTGAAGAGGGTACTTTTGCAATTTCAAAAGGTATCGCCTTGGAACCGGCGGACATTATTGATCGCCGAATTATTGAGCAGTTCATGTGTAACCTTGAAGTGGATACACTGACCCTCAGCCGTGCGGGCAAACTGCCCTTTGCCCTTTTAAGGCCAATGGAAGAGGACGGCTTGATTAAAATCTCTGATGATAAAATAGAGATTACCCCTGAAGGCAGACCCTTTATGCGGCATGTATGTGCAGCATTTGATCGGTATTTTGGCGATAACAAAGCCAGGCACTCGGTCGCGGTCTAG
- a CDS encoding fatty acid desaturase gives MPDQTASDFPLKEARQLTRDLMKPNPAIYWSDFLLTIIIGWGAFIYAYMNPLLTASGCAAFIVCVLALYRAVIFTHEISHFKKGSFKRFRFMWNLLAGMPMMAPSFMYQGVHNEHHARDIYGTHEDGEYLPFATETRAKIIGYILLIFILPGFFLVRFSVLAPLSWVHTSVREFVWRRASSLTIDLAYERPLASRRDDPTWKLQELGSFLYIWAAIVLTLIGVLSYKVFVLWYAVVIGIFLLNSLRTLAAHKYRNPGDQKMTVPEQFLDSVDVPGHKFITSLWAPVGLRYHATHHLFPNMPYHSLGKAHRRLVAELSDNRLYLKAKRDSLWHALKTIWSEAK, from the coding sequence ATGCCTGATCAAACCGCTAGTGATTTTCCCTTGAAGGAAGCAAGACAGCTAACTCGGGATTTAATGAAGCCTAATCCAGCAATTTACTGGAGTGACTTTCTTCTGACGATCATTATCGGGTGGGGTGCGTTTATATATGCTTATATGAATCCTCTTCTGACGGCTTCTGGCTGTGCTGCTTTTATCGTGTGTGTGCTCGCTCTCTATCGTGCGGTTATTTTCACGCACGAAATTTCCCACTTTAAAAAGGGCAGCTTTAAGCGTTTTCGTTTCATGTGGAATCTGCTTGCAGGTATGCCGATGATGGCGCCGTCCTTTATGTATCAAGGCGTTCATAACGAGCACCATGCAAGGGATATCTATGGAACCCATGAAGACGGTGAATATTTACCGTTTGCAACCGAAACACGGGCGAAAATTATTGGCTATATATTGCTGATTTTTATTTTGCCGGGCTTTTTCCTGGTAAGGTTCTCTGTGTTGGCGCCTTTGTCCTGGGTTCATACTTCCGTCCGAGAATTTGTTTGGAGGCGCGCTTCATCCCTGACTATCGATTTAGCTTATGAGCGCCCACTTGCAAGCAGGCGAGACGATCCAACTTGGAAATTGCAAGAGCTTGGATCGTTTCTCTATATCTGGGCGGCGATAGTGTTAACCCTTATAGGTGTTTTATCTTATAAAGTTTTTGTCCTGTGGTATGCAGTTGTAATTGGGATATTTCTTTTAAACTCCCTGAGAACGCTTGCCGCCCACAAATATCGAAACCCGGGTGATCAGAAAATGACTGTGCCGGAGCAGTTTTTGGACTCGGTAGACGTGCCGGGGCACAAATTCATCACAAGCCTGTGGGCACCCGTGGGGCTCCGTTACCATGCAACGCATCACCTCTTTCCCAATATGCCTTATCATTCTCTTGGTAAAGCGCATAGACGGTTGGTTGCTGAGTTATCGGATAATCGCCTGTATTTAAAGGCAAAACGGGACAGCTTGTGGCATGCACTTAAAACAATTTGGTCTGAAGCTAAGTAG